From one Candidatus Marinarcus aquaticus genomic stretch:
- the pyrF gene encoding orotidine-5'-phosphate decarboxylase gives MKLCVALDLPSAKENLELVEKIKEYDVWLKVGLRAFIRDGYAFLAQLKAINPNFKIFLDLKLHDIPNTMADAAQEIAQFGVDMFNVHASAGKVAMSTVMERLKGCEQQPIVLAVTALTSFDEANFQAVYNQDIASKATQFAKDAHESGIHGVVCSAFESQDIKNNTSNSFVTLCPGIRPFGEDAGDQKRVADIALAQEQSVDFIVVGRPIYKSENPADVVKRILEKL, from the coding sequence GTGAAACTGTGTGTTGCATTAGATTTGCCCAGTGCAAAAGAGAATCTAGAACTCGTAGAAAAAATCAAAGAGTATGATGTTTGGTTAAAAGTAGGGCTACGAGCATTTATTCGAGACGGATATGCTTTTTTAGCTCAACTTAAAGCGATTAATCCTAACTTTAAAATCTTCTTGGACTTAAAACTTCATGATATCCCCAATACCATGGCTGATGCTGCACAAGAGATTGCACAGTTTGGTGTGGATATGTTTAATGTACATGCAAGTGCAGGAAAAGTTGCTATGAGTACAGTAATGGAAAGATTAAAAGGGTGTGAACAACAACCCATCGTTCTAGCTGTAACGGCATTGACAAGCTTTGATGAGGCAAACTTTCAAGCAGTTTATAATCAAGATATTGCGTCAAAAGCAACGCAGTTTGCAAAAGATGCACATGAGTCTGGGATTCATGGTGTTGTATGTTCTGCTTTTGAGAGTCAAGATATTAAAAACAACACTTCAAACAGTTTTGTAACACTGTGTCCAGGTATTCGACCATTTGGTGAGGATGCAGGAGATCAAAAACGTGTTGCAGACATTGCTTTAGCACAAGAACAAAGTGTCGATTTTATCGTTGTTGGTCGACCCATTTATAAATCTGAAAACCCCGCAGACGTCGTAAAAAGAATTTTAGAAAAACTCTAA
- a CDS encoding AAA domain-containing protein: MDKNKYLIIIDNKDKTEDIEQLDFQSDYANIKFITNDTVYKYKKHRVVQLELLEELDPSDYILYLDGKLLSNIIKIQSFKLYFRIFYENGRKNIYKSSRLTFEKNCLTNKNSKNILEYLKELSKSVDEENDFLFNSYDKMTFISEKSVLSKYLNASEIDTNENKESIIFPFGFNLSQEKAVQKALLNQISVIEGPPGTGKTQTILNIIANLIMRNKTIAIVSNNNAATKNVFEKLEKYDLSFISAFLGNKDNKEEFFSNQNTKYPEFIKNKKDIDLNNFTETIVDDIESLKVMLEQNNELSKLKQLQMELKVEKNHFLDLYEKREDKIDSYHKFNRFNTENILSLWADFEKRQKLNKKISFLFKFKILIKYRILLFSLYKNSIDSIILLLQKYFYIQKEKEVLKQIKKLEDTLKDFDFDNSMKLFSEKSMLLFKAFLSNKYGFKTQRDSFDDDILWKSDKFDNFIEEYPVVLSTTHSLRNCIANGKLYDYLIIDEASQVAIVAGSLALSCAKNVVVVGDLKQLPHVIKDETKEIVNNIYNNYKVSNPYNYEESLLSSISKIYKDIPKTLLKEHYRCHPRIIGFCNKKFYNNELIVLTKQNDEDIPLTLYKTVEGNHARGTYNQRQIDVIEKEILPNIDKINIGIASPFRKQVSKLNNLFENDEEIVIDTVHKYQGREKNIMILSTVVDKENDFVDNENLLNVAISRAVDKLFVVVSDREKNKNMKDLVNYIKYNNLEIKESKVYSIFDLLYQSYSPYLKKYLTKYKSLSKHKSENLMNIVIEQILSEDIFSHLGRVIHMPLNRLIRDLSILTEREQKFVLHPESHIDFLIYNKINNSTVLAVEVDGYAYHENNPEQLERDRVKDSILNKSEIAIMRFKTNDSKEEKRLKKCLINLL; this comes from the coding sequence ATGGATAAAAATAAATATTTAATAATTATAGATAATAAAGATAAAACAGAAGATATAGAGCAACTAGATTTTCAAAGTGATTATGCGAATATCAAGTTTATAACTAATGATACAGTTTATAAATATAAAAAACACAGAGTAGTACAACTTGAATTACTAGAAGAATTAGATCCCTCTGATTATATATTGTATTTAGATGGGAAACTTCTTTCAAATATAATTAAAATTCAAAGTTTCAAACTATATTTTAGGATTTTTTATGAAAATGGAAGAAAAAATATTTATAAATCTTCTCGTTTAACTTTTGAAAAAAATTGTTTGACAAATAAAAATTCAAAAAATATTTTAGAATATTTAAAAGAATTATCAAAAAGTGTTGATGAAGAAAATGATTTTTTATTTAATAGCTATGATAAAATGACATTTATTAGTGAAAAAAGTGTTTTATCAAAATATCTAAATGCTTCAGAAATAGATACTAATGAAAACAAAGAAAGTATAATATTTCCTTTTGGTTTTAATCTAAGTCAAGAAAAGGCTGTTCAAAAAGCTTTGTTAAATCAAATTAGTGTGATAGAAGGTCCCCCTGGAACAGGTAAAACTCAAACCATTCTTAATATTATTGCAAATCTTATTATGAGAAATAAAACTATAGCAATAGTATCGAATAATAATGCCGCTACAAAAAATGTATTTGAAAAATTAGAAAAATATGATTTATCTTTTATCTCTGCTTTTTTAGGGAATAAAGATAATAAAGAGGAATTTTTCTCAAATCAAAACACAAAATATCCAGAGTTTATAAAAAACAAAAAAGATATAGATTTAAATAATTTTACAGAAACAATAGTTGATGATATAGAATCTTTAAAAGTGATGTTAGAACAAAATAATGAACTATCAAAATTAAAACAGCTTCAAATGGAACTTAAAGTAGAAAAAAACCATTTTTTGGATCTATATGAAAAAAGAGAAGATAAAATAGATAGTTATCATAAATTTAATAGATTTAATACAGAGAATATATTATCGTTGTGGGCTGATTTTGAGAAAAGACAAAAATTAAATAAGAAAATATCATTTTTATTTAAATTTAAAATTTTAATAAAATATCGAATTCTTTTATTTTCACTATATAAGAACTCTATAGATTCTATTATTTTACTTTTACAAAAGTATTTTTATATACAAAAAGAAAAAGAGGTATTAAAACAGATAAAAAAACTAGAAGATACTTTAAAAGACTTTGATTTTGATAATAGTATGAAACTATTTAGCGAAAAATCAATGCTTTTATTTAAAGCTTTTTTATCAAATAAATATGGTTTTAAAACCCAAAGAGATAGCTTTGATGATGATATTTTATGGAAAAGTGATAAGTTTGATAACTTTATTGAAGAATATCCTGTAGTTTTAAGTACAACGCACTCTTTAAGAAACTGTATAGCCAATGGGAAATTGTATGATTATTTGATTATTGATGAAGCTTCACAAGTAGCTATTGTAGCTGGTTCATTAGCATTGTCTTGTGCAAAAAATGTTGTAGTTGTTGGAGATTTAAAGCAATTACCTCATGTAATAAAAGATGAGACAAAAGAAATCGTTAATAATATATATAATAACTACAAAGTTAGCAATCCTTATAATTATGAAGAAAGTTTATTATCTTCTATTTCTAAAATTTATAAAGATATTCCTAAAACATTGTTAAAAGAACATTATAGGTGTCATCCCAGAATTATAGGGTTTTGTAATAAAAAGTTTTATAATAATGAGTTAATAGTTCTAACAAAACAAAATGATGAAGATATACCTCTTACTTTATATAAAACTGTAGAAGGTAATCATGCAAGAGGAACATATAATCAACGGCAAATAGATGTGATTGAAAAAGAGATATTACCGAACATAGACAAAATAAATATAGGGATTGCATCACCTTTTAGAAAACAAGTTTCTAAATTAAATAATTTATTTGAAAATGATGAAGAGATTGTTATAGATACAGTTCATAAATATCAAGGCAGAGAAAAAAATATAATGATTTTATCAACTGTTGTAGACAAAGAAAATGACTTTGTTGATAATGAAAATCTTCTAAATGTCGCAATTTCAAGAGCAGTTGATAAACTTTTTGTTGTTGTTTCTGATAGAGAGAAAAATAAAAATATGAAAGATTTAGTAAATTATATTAAATATAACAACTTAGAGATAAAAGAAAGTAAGGTATATTCAATTTTTGATTTATTATATCAAAGTTATTCCCCATACTTAAAAAAATATTTAACAAAATATAAAAGTTTGAGCAAGCATAAATCAGAAAATTTAATGAATATTGTTATTGAACAAATATTAAGTGAGGATATATTCTCTCACTTAGGTAGAGTTATTCATATGCCATTAAATAGATTAATTAGGGATTTAAGTATACTGACTGAAAGAGAACAAAAATTTGTTCTTCATCCTGAATCTCATATTGATTTTCTGATATATAACAAAATTAATAATAGTACTGTATTAGCTGTAGAAGTTGATGGGTATGCATATCATGAAAATAATCCTGAACAATTAGAAAGAGATAGAGTAAAAGACTCTATTCTAAATAAAAGTGAGATAGCTATTATGAGGTTTAAAACTAATGATAGTAAAGAAGAAAAAAGATTAAAAAAATGTTTGATTAATCTGTTATGA
- a CDS encoding N-6 DNA methylase, producing the protein MKEVSMMMDEGFNMEDAVKHVEEGREIHRTTLYSRIQNILEQSDGFINIKTLKEELNNYKYHNPNIETNKILLEILKYPSNFYYIDGLIIDTKEEVFQKIKKYHDYIKNLLSPYFNKSDIQYIVSFLFFYKRLNEYENRQLDDIKLTTFMLEIDRKNVLIENIKQFHNYYNFEINLVDDFINYIQNFKIEILEEIFYMLEQLDTTKYNQVEFGKIYEYLIDKDIEHNFTNKSMQQLMLKFFELGDNSTVLNPFGGLGGLVIESILNNSNINLEYSEINKRTLQLGFMSIYMYGHFNIKFNHEDSFLSYQDNQKYDYLITELPLARKFTQNESYSSSVNNIKFNNPIGNIKSKESILYYMIYTLSKINSSGKAIFNVPTGFLFYTSTDYIKVRKYLIENDLIEAIVNLPSGTMYHSGINTSLLLINFNKNEKNKIKIINAQLLYEAKTRNREIVNESILDIDTIMDSYYDETKDSFFIDIEKISKKDYRLDSNIFQKEIFELHHALEDGKAKYLKDLAVIKKGKNFNKYKLSNQGEFPIVKIQNLHNDVLDFYINKNDTFDMLQDVSSRDVICEECILIASVGEQIKPTIYRPTSKLPNIFITTNIIALVPKDDTVSIEYLYYQMYSKIVTEQIKNLTSGSIRTFLTISSISELVIPYVELEEQTNFIDTQKANIIALQRAEFETKLKLIGYKEEVESKESDIVRTLTHQLRAILSTINMDVDILKTIMDSQDVGSLKNKNLIIPEDTDFARPIDYTLDEISNKIKANSKKLHDSLNIVDKVMRFKLDNNDFENVDLYDFFTKYIESKKTENGNNFTINVKGKSVYVDFNKASFVELLDQLISNARKHAFKDSNNDYKIDFNIRENKSKEIVTIEYFNNGQKFNVSKEDYIGAFKKGQSSDGSGIGGNFIYRIIKAHNGDLFIDTKNDTGFKFKVEIPLKHNGEI; encoded by the coding sequence ATGAAAGAAGTTTCTATGATGATGGATGAAGGATTCAACATGGAAGATGCTGTTAAACATGTAGAAGAAGGAAGAGAAATACATCGTACCACTTTATATAGTAGAATACAAAATATTTTGGAACAAAGTGATGGATTTATTAATATTAAAACTTTAAAAGAAGAGTTAAATAATTACAAATATCATAATCCAAATATCGAGACAAACAAAATACTTTTAGAAATATTAAAATATCCTAGCAATTTTTATTATATTGATGGACTTATTATTGATACTAAAGAAGAAGTATTCCAAAAGATTAAAAAGTATCATGATTATATAAAAAATCTGTTAAGCCCTTATTTTAATAAATCGGATATTCAATATATAGTTAGTTTTTTATTTTTTTATAAAAGACTTAACGAATATGAAAATCGTCAATTAGATGATATAAAATTAACTACTTTTATGTTGGAGATAGATAGAAAAAATGTATTAATAGAAAATATAAAACAATTTCACAACTATTATAATTTTGAAATTAATTTAGTAGATGATTTTATTAATTATATTCAAAATTTTAAGATTGAAATACTTGAAGAAATATTTTATATGTTGGAACAATTAGACACTACAAAATATAACCAAGTTGAATTTGGTAAAATTTATGAATATTTAATCGATAAAGACATAGAACACAATTTTACTAACAAATCTATGCAACAGCTAATGTTAAAATTTTTTGAGTTAGGTGATAATTCAACTGTCTTAAATCCTTTTGGTGGATTGGGTGGTTTAGTAATTGAATCTATCCTAAATAATTCAAATATTAATCTTGAGTATAGTGAAATAAATAAGAGAACTCTTCAACTTGGTTTTATGTCTATTTATATGTATGGACACTTTAATATAAAATTTAATCATGAAGATTCTTTTCTCTCATATCAAGATAATCAAAAGTATGATTATTTGATTACAGAATTGCCACTTGCTAGAAAATTTACACAAAATGAATCATATTCTAGTAGTGTTAACAATATTAAATTTAATAATCCAATAGGCAATATCAAATCTAAAGAATCAATACTTTATTACATGATATATACATTATCAAAAATTAACAGTAGTGGAAAAGCTATATTTAATGTTCCAACAGGATTTCTTTTTTATACCTCTACAGATTATATAAAAGTAAGAAAATATTTAATTGAAAATGATTTAATTGAAGCTATTGTAAATCTACCTTCTGGAACAATGTATCATTCTGGGATTAATACATCACTACTACTTATAAATTTTAATAAGAATGAAAAAAATAAAATCAAAATAATAAATGCTCAATTACTGTATGAAGCTAAGACTAGAAATAGAGAAATTGTCAATGAAAGCATTTTAGATATTGATACCATAATGGATTCTTACTATGATGAAACAAAAGATTCATTTTTTATAGATATAGAGAAAATTTCAAAAAAAGATTATAGATTAGATTCAAATATATTTCAAAAAGAAATTTTTGAATTACACCATGCTTTAGAAGACGGGAAAGCTAAATATCTAAAAGATTTGGCTGTAATAAAAAAAGGTAAAAATTTTAATAAATATAAGCTTTCTAACCAAGGTGAATTTCCTATTGTGAAAATTCAAAATTTACATAATGATGTATTGGATTTCTATATAAATAAAAATGATACTTTCGATATGTTACAAGATGTTTCCAGTAGAGATGTGATTTGTGAAGAATGTATTCTAATAGCTTCTGTTGGTGAACAAATAAAACCGACAATATATCGACCAACTAGCAAACTACCAAATATTTTTATTACAACTAATATAATAGCCTTGGTACCAAAAGATGATACGGTTTCAATAGAATATTTATATTACCAAATGTATTCAAAAATTGTCACAGAACAAATAAAAAATTTAACATCGGGTTCTATTAGAACTTTTTTAACAATATCAAGTATATCAGAACTTGTAATTCCTTATGTAGAATTAGAAGAGCAAACAAACTTTATTGATACACAAAAAGCAAATATTATAGCTTTACAAAGAGCTGAATTTGAAACAAAATTAAAACTCATTGGATACAAAGAAGAAGTTGAATCAAAAGAAAGTGATATTGTTAGAACTTTAACTCATCAATTAAGAGCTATATTATCTACAATAAATATGGATGTTGATATTTTAAAAACTATTATGGATTCACAAGATGTAGGAAGTTTAAAAAATAAAAATTTGATTATTCCAGAAGACACTGATTTTGCAAGACCAATAGATTATACTCTTGATGAAATTAGTAACAAAATTAAAGCAAATTCAAAAAAATTACATGATAGTTTAAATATAGTAGATAAAGTAATGCGTTTTAAACTTGATAATAATGATTTTGAAAATGTTGACTTATACGATTTTTTTACCAAATATATAGAATCAAAAAAAACAGAAAATGGGAATAACTTTACTATTAATGTAAAAGGGAAAAGTGTTTATGTTGATTTTAATAAAGCTTCATTTGTTGAGTTATTAGACCAACTAATTTCAAATGCTAGAAAACATGCTTTTAAAGATAGTAATAATGATTATAAAATTGATTTTAATATAAGAGAAAATAAATCAAAAGAAATAGTAACTATTGAATATTTTAATAATGGTCAAAAATTTAATGTTTCCAAGGAAGATTATATAGGAGCGTTTAAAAAAGGACAATCGAGTGATGGCTCAGGTATAGGCGGCAATTTTATTTATAGAATTATTAAAGCCCATAATGGAGACTTGTTTATTGATACAAAAAATGATACAGGATTTAAATTTAAAGTTGAAATCCCACTAAAACATAATGGAGAAATATAA
- a CDS encoding SbcC/MukB-like Walker B domain-containing protein has protein sequence MIGSSQGDKFAKFAQGITLDQLIYLANKHLEILSPRYELQRNTESNKLLDIEIIDGFQGDAVRGVNTLSGGESFIVSLSLALGLSSLASQKISIDSLFLDEGFGTLDSDSLELALNALNQLQSSGKMVGVISHVEALKERIPLQIKIEPKGDGTSGLELNTFIFK, from the coding sequence ATGATAGGCTCAAGCCAAGGGGACAAGTTTGCTAAGTTTGCCCAAGGTATCACCCTAGACCAGCTAATCTACCTAGCAAACAAACACCTAGAAATACTTAGCCCAAGATATGAACTCCAAAGAAACACAGAATCAAACAAACTCTTAGATATAGAGATAATTGACGGCTTCCAAGGAGACGCAGTAAGAGGTGTAAACACTCTCTCAGGGGGAGAAAGCTTTATAGTAAGTCTATCTTTAGCCTTAGGACTATCAAGCCTAGCAAGCCAAAAGATAAGTATAGACTCACTTTTTCTAGATGAAGGGTTTGGAACACTAGATAGCGATAGTCTAGAACTAGCACTAAATGCACTAAATCAACTGCAAAGTTCAGGAAAGATGGTAGGCGTGATTTCCCATGTGGAAGCACTAAAAGAAAGAATTCCATTGCAGATAAAGATAGAGCCTAAGGGTGATGGGACGAGTGGTTTGGAATTGAATACATTTATTTTTAAATAA
- a CDS encoding AAA family ATPase encodes MKILKVRLQNINSLKGEFSIDFQEFLHDESLFAITGPTGAGKSTILDVITCALYGRTARLTNPNDLMSRHTGECLCEVEFEIKGKVYRSSWAQKRARKNPNGNFQSAKMEIVELDSNKILESYLSKVPKVVEEISGLDFGRFVQSMMLAQGSFDAFLKAKENERSNLLEKITGTYIYKQISQSIYETYSSKKKEIEADEIALGSIELLEPNIVEEKTKQLETNKKEKQELDKKETELKKLSNYLETLSKLEVDSQKYNQEFEQISKEKEDNKEQFSKLELANKAIRIQALNQEKNQLTNTITNDKQSLESLQKEDKELKEQIQTKEQTTYNENYKKLKELRTIKTQSDGKNSLYVEKSKKISQHLQELVKHFEIAFETLLNDETQIDNLYKNFSSNLDTKKEQLETLVEQYKTLETQTKDINQKEQNTRAKLKEIETLLKALSDYETLQEQITQEQNKIKEYNAQIESQTKLNEEKTKLIKQINETLNSLKQTREKELLIKNYEQDRAKLKDGQECFLCGSKEHPYINYSLNIDTEISQTLAKIKEQEIYLQAQNSELNNAQINLAKLSSKLESSNLEIQKQQTTKEQIEEYFKTSDFKLQEDSKATLQEQIQFCENELKEYVNLREQKESLQVKKESLQISLNKELQKQQQINTSINTIKELKEEQSTLKEEITKLETQSKNILDIEDLDLFEKNIQESLDTVSKHYNSLQNHLSSLKSKDESLSKQIVQLNKKQEDDKQNLQLIKEKFEKALVEYGFNSQEEFEKANLPKEEFETLTNLCKTIEEKYTQIQTLKTDTNKKLKEHKLLEKEINPTR; translated from the coding sequence ATGAAGATACTAAAAGTAAGACTACAAAATATAAACTCCCTAAAAGGTGAGTTTAGCATAGACTTCCAAGAGTTTTTGCATGATGAATCTCTTTTTGCCATAACAGGACCAACAGGAGCAGGGAAAAGTACAATCCTAGATGTAATTACTTGTGCCTTATATGGAAGAACAGCCAGATTAACAAACCCAAATGACTTGATGAGTAGACACACAGGCGAGTGTTTATGTGAAGTGGAGTTTGAAATCAAAGGCAAAGTCTATAGAAGTTCTTGGGCGCAAAAAAGAGCTAGAAAAAATCCAAATGGAAACTTCCAATCTGCTAAGATGGAGATAGTAGAATTAGATTCTAACAAAATACTAGAATCATATCTTTCAAAAGTACCAAAAGTAGTTGAGGAAATCTCAGGGCTTGATTTTGGTAGGTTTGTTCAATCTATGATGTTAGCCCAAGGAAGTTTTGATGCCTTTTTAAAAGCCAAAGAAAACGAGCGTTCAAACCTACTAGAAAAGATTACTGGAACATATATCTACAAACAGATCTCACAAAGTATCTATGAAACATACTCGTCAAAGAAAAAAGAGATAGAAGCCGATGAGATAGCACTAGGAAGTATAGAACTACTAGAGCCAAACATAGTAGAAGAGAAAACAAAACAACTAGAAACAAATAAAAAAGAAAAACAAGAATTAGATAAAAAAGAAACCGAACTAAAAAAACTATCAAACTACCTAGAAACTCTAAGTAAACTAGAAGTAGATAGTCAAAAATACAACCAAGAGTTTGAGCAAATAAGCAAAGAAAAAGAGGACAACAAAGAACAGTTTTCAAAGCTTGAACTAGCAAACAAAGCCATAAGAATACAAGCTTTGAACCAAGAGAAAAACCAACTAACAAACACAATCACAAATGATAAACAAAGCTTAGAATCTTTGCAAAAAGAGGATAAAGAGTTAAAAGAACAAATCCAAACAAAAGAGCAAACTACATACAATGAAAACTATAAAAAACTAAAAGAATTAAGAACTATAAAAACACAAAGTGATGGTAAGAACTCTTTATATGTAGAAAAAAGTAAAAAAATATCACAACACTTACAAGAGTTAGTAAAACATTTTGAGATAGCATTTGAAACACTTTTAAATGACGAAACACAAATAGACAATCTATACAAAAACTTTTCATCAAATCTAGACACAAAAAAAGAGCAGTTAGAAACTTTAGTAGAACAATATAAAACACTAGAAACCCAAACAAAAGATATAAACCAAAAAGAGCAAAATACAAGAGCCAAACTAAAAGAGATAGAAACACTTCTAAAAGCCCTAAGTGATTATGAAACACTACAAGAGCAAATCACACAAGAGCAAAACAAGATAAAAGAGTACAACGCTCAAATAGAATCACAAACAAAACTAAACGAAGAAAAAACAAAACTAATTAAGCAAATAAACGAAACTCTAAACTCACTAAAACAAACAAGAGAAAAAGAGCTTCTTATCAAAAACTACGAGCAAGATAGAGCTAAACTAAAAGATGGGCAAGAGTGCTTTTTATGTGGTTCAAAAGAACATCCATATATAAATTACTCTTTAAATATAGATACAGAGATAAGTCAAACACTAGCTAAAATAAAAGAGCAAGAAATCTATCTACAAGCGCAAAACAGTGAACTAAACAACGCTCAAATAAACCTAGCCAAACTTAGCTCAAAACTTGAAAGCTCAAACCTAGAAATACAAAAACAACAAACTACAAAAGAGCAAATAGAAGAGTACTTTAAAACAAGTGATTTCAAACTGCAAGAAGACTCAAAAGCCACACTACAAGAGCAAATACAATTTTGCGAAAACGAGCTAAAAGAGTATGTAAACTTACGAGAGCAAAAAGAGTCTTTACAAGTAAAAAAAGAGTCTCTACAAATATCTTTAAATAAAGAGCTGCAAAAACAACAACAGATAAACACAAGCATAAACACTATAAAAGAATTAAAAGAGGAACAATCAACACTAAAAGAAGAGATAACAAAGCTTGAAACCCAAAGCAAAAATATCTTAGATATAGAAGATTTAGACCTTTTTGAGAAAAATATCCAAGAGAGTTTAGACACTGTTTCAAAACATTATAACAGTTTGCAAAACCATCTTTCAAGCCTAAAATCAAAAGATGAATCCCTATCAAAACAGATAGTTCAACTAAATAAAAAACAAGAAGATGACAAACAAAACTTACAACTCATAAAAGAGAAGTTTGAGAAAGCTTTAGTAGAGTATGGCTTCAACTCACAAGAGGAGTTTGAAAAAGCAAATTTACCAAAAGAAGAGTTTGAAACCCTAACAAATCTATGCAAAACTATAGAAGAGAAATACACACAAATACAAACTCTAAAAACAGACACAAATAAAAAACTAAAGGAACACAAACTCTTAGAAAAAGAGATAAACCCTACAAGATGA
- the sbcD gene encoding exonuclease subunit SbcD: MKFLHTSDWHLGQNFMGKSRIEEHEAFLSWLLETIKENNIDVLLVSGDIFDTGTPPNYALEIYYNFLKQLSQVNSLNTKMTTQCLQIQR, translated from the coding sequence TTGAAATTTTTACACACTTCTGACTGGCACTTAGGTCAAAACTTTATGGGAAAAAGCAGAATTGAAGAGCATGAAGCTTTTTTATCTTGGCTTTTAGAAACAATAAAAGAAAATAATATAGACGTATTACTTGTATCAGGAGATATCTTTGATACAGGAACTCCACCAAACTATGCACTTGAAATATATTATAACTTTTTGAAACAACTATCACAAGTAAATAGTTTAAATACAAAGATGACAACCCAATGTTTGCAAATACAGAGATAA
- a CDS encoding methyl-accepting chemotaxis protein: MFNFRSLYFRMTIVHYVGMILLPINAFLFSSNTISQTIQIIITLALIIHELDERKNGKQLSQKLVEFLKNMDNKNATLQINTSMANEYSQIKEVIDKREVQLLKKEQEDLALIMQANAVMNNLKQGLYSKTIEASTSNEPLELFKESVNEMILETKKHFANTNKILNEYTNYDYRNQLSIDGLIKEGDLEQIVSSVNQLKEAITQMLLDNKKNGVNLQNSSEVLLDNVDKLNLSSNEATKSLQYTSTALETITFNVSQTTQQMNQMSTLANAVISSANTGKKLASQTTSAMDEISTQVNQINEAIAIIDQIAFQTNILSLNAAVEAATAGEAGKGFAVVASEVRNLANRSTQAAKEIKNIVEFAKEKADQGKDIANDMIEGYSCLHHDIDKTIHIINNVANISKEQQEGIVQINNSMSILEQQVHTNSEVSSQAHIIATNTSNIANTIVDKANEKEFENKDTISCSRCA; encoded by the coding sequence ATGTTTAATTTTAGATCACTCTATTTTAGAATGACCATAGTGCATTATGTGGGGATGATACTATTGCCTATCAATGCTTTTTTATTTTCATCAAATACAATATCACAAACAATTCAAATCATTATCACTTTAGCATTAATAATTCATGAATTGGATGAAAGGAAAAATGGAAAACAACTTTCACAAAAACTTGTTGAGTTTTTAAAAAATATGGACAATAAAAATGCAACATTACAAATAAATACATCTATGGCGAATGAATACAGTCAAATTAAAGAAGTGATTGATAAAAGAGAAGTGCAATTACTGAAAAAAGAACAAGAAGATTTAGCTCTTATTATGCAAGCCAATGCTGTAATGAATAATTTAAAGCAAGGTTTATATTCTAAGACCATAGAAGCTTCAACATCCAATGAGCCTTTAGAATTATTTAAAGAGAGTGTCAATGAGATGATTTTAGAGACAAAAAAACATTTTGCAAATACCAATAAAATTTTAAATGAATACACCAACTATGACTACAGAAATCAATTGAGTATTGATGGTTTAATCAAAGAGGGTGATTTAGAACAAATTGTATCTTCTGTGAATCAATTAAAAGAGGCCATCACTCAAATGTTGCTTGATAATAAAAAAAATGGTGTTAATTTGCAAAACTCATCTGAAGTACTTTTAGATAATGTTGATAAGCTCAACCTCTCTTCTAATGAAGCGACAAAAAGTTTACAATATACATCAACCGCGCTTGAAACGATTACTTTTAATGTATCACAAACAACGCAACAAATGAATCAGATGTCCACACTGGCAAATGCTGTTATCTCTTCAGCCAATACAGGTAAAAAACTCGCTTCTCAAACAACGAGCGCTATGGATGAAATCTCAACCCAAGTCAATCAAATCAATGAAGCCATTGCAATTATTGATCAAATTGCTTTTCAAACCAATATTCTTTCACTCAATGCAGCCGTAGAAGCTGCAACTGCGGGTGAAGCAGGAAAAGGTTTTGCTGTAGTTGCAAGTGAAGTTCGAAACCTTGCTAACAGAAGTACTCAAGCAGCCAAAGAGATAAAAAATATTGTTGAATTTGCAAAAGAAAAAGCAGACCAAGGCAAAGATATTGCCAATGATATGATAGAAGGTTACAGTTGTCTTCATCATGATATTGATAAAACCATTCATATTATTAATAATGTAGCAAACATATCAAAAGAGCAACAAGAGGGAATAGTACAAATCAACAACTCCATGTCTATTTTAGAACAACAAGTACATACAAACTCTGAAGTCTCTTCACAAGCTCATATCATAGCAACAAACACATCAAATATCGCAAATACTATTGTAGATAAAGCCAATGAAAAAGAGTTTGAAAATAAAGATACAATTTCTTGTAGCCGATGTGCATAA